One segment of Setaria viridis chromosome 4, Setaria_viridis_v4.0, whole genome shotgun sequence DNA contains the following:
- the LOC117851433 gene encoding transcription initiation factor TFIID subunit 14b, protein MDASKNKKLKDVEISFPIVYGTISFWLGKKASEYNSHKWTVYVRSANNEDLSVIVKRVVFQLHPSFQNPTRVVEQPPFELSESGWGEFEIAITLYFHSDVCEKRLDLFHQLKLYPEEEAGPQSTKKPVIVETYDEIVFPEPTEAFFQRVQNHPAANVPRLPPGITLPPSGSMEIVPYEKKRGDTKDHALSQWFSNFSEADELLKLAAARQQVQAHIAKLRRQLTMMEGMPQQSKVLSGPGQQFGHI, encoded by the exons atggATGCTTCCAAG AATAAAAAGCTCAAGGATGTGGAGATCAGTTTCCCCATTGTCTATGGAACCATTTCTTTCTGGCTTGGTAAAAAGGCGAGCGA GTACAACTCTCACAAGTGGACTGTTTATGTCCGTTCGGCAAACAATGAGGACCTGAGTGTCATAGTTAAGCGTGTGGTGTTTCAACTTCACCCAAGTTTTCAAAACCCAACAAGAGTTGTAGAGCAGCCACCTTTTGAGTTGTCTGAATCTGGATGGGGAGAATTTGAAATAGCTATAACCCTTTATTTCCACAGCGATGTCTGTGAGAAGCGCTTGGATCT GTTTCATCAGCTTAAGCTGTATCCGGAAGAAGAAGCCGGACCTCAATCAACCAAAAAACCAGTTATTGTGGAAACATATGATGAAATTGTCTTCCCTGAGCCTACAGAGGCCTTTTTTCAGCGTGTGCAAAATCATCCAGCAGCTAATGTGCCCAGGCTCCCTCCTGGCATAACCTTGCCTCCGTCAG GCTCCATGGAAATTGTTCCATATGAAAAGAAGCGTGGTGACACTAAGGATCATGCTTTGAGCCAGTGGTTCTCGAATTTCTCTGAGGCAGATGAGCTTTTAAAACTAGCTGCGGCTCGGCAGCAG GTTCAGGCTCACATTGCCAAGCTGAGAAGACAGTTAACCATGATGGAAGGAATGCCCCAGCAATCAAAAGTTCTTTCTG GTCCTGGACAACAGTTTGGGCACATCTGA
- the LOC117852330 gene encoding kinesin-like protein KIN-UB, with amino-acid sequence MASSGVRNGGPRMSTKLDRGQGAGATPKAAAGKQRLSSAAAGGAYRRTSSGPLPAAGGRASSDGVSSRVRVAVRLRPRNAEELAADADFGDCVELQPELKRLKLRKNNWESETYEFDELLTEFSSQKRVYEVVAKPVVESVMEGYNGTVMAYGQTGTGKTFTLGRLGEEDTAARGIMVRAMEDILADITPETDSVSVSYLQLYMEMIQDLLDPVNDNIAIVEDPRTGDVSLPGATVVEVRDQKSFVDLLRVGEAHRVAANTKLNTESSRSHAILMVNVRRSVKGRTEMDVSISGENGHSSSMMGSLRPPVIRKSKLVVVDLAGSERIDKSGSEGHTLEEAKSINLSLSALGKCINALAENSPHVPVRDSKLTRLLKDSFGGTARTSLVVTIGPSPRHRGETTSTIMFGQRAMKVENMVKLKEEFDYKSLCRRLDIELDKLIAENERQRKYFDDEVERIRAEAQCRIAEAERECKIMLENEKMKYHQEYLDSIKILEEKWKIHQQSPKKQIKEAESTSSDVGEVQNLLQNEKMLRQSAEDEASDLKNQVSHWKKLEATATAEVVKLRKMLDTEASQKEKLEEEIGVLRSQLLQMSMEADETRRSLDKGDGPGKIFPGLDSLVSQTRGSQPREQSNGPKQPIAKLFEQVGLQKILSLLESEEPDVRVHAVKVVANLAAEEANQEKIVEAGGLTSLLVLLRSSEDETIRRVAAGAIANLAMNETNQDLIMAQGGVTLLSMTASDAEDPQTLRMVAGAIANLCGNDKLQTRLRGEGGIKALLGMVRCGHPDVLAQVARGIANFAKCESRAATQGNKVGKSLLIDDGALPWIVKNANNEAAPIRRHIELALCHLAQHEVNSKDIISEGALWELVRISRDCSREDIRMLAHRTLTSSPTLQAEMRRLGIKM; translated from the exons ATGGCGAGCAGCGGGGTGAGGAACGGGGGGCCCAGGATGAGCACGAAGCTGGACCGGGGGCAGGGCGCCGGCGCGACgcccaaggcggcggcggggaagcaGCGCctctcctcggcggcggcgggcggcgcgtacCGGCGGACCAGCTCCGGGCCGCTCcccgcggcgggcgggcgcgcgtCGTCGGACGGAG TTTCTAGTAGAGTAAGAGTTGCTGTGAGGCTTAGGCCTAGGAATGCTGAAGAGTTGGCGGCAGATGCGGATTTCGGTGACTGTGTTGAACTTCAGCCAGAG CTCAAAAGGTTAAAGCTTCGTAAAAACAATTGGGAGTCGGAAACATATGAATTCGATGAATTGCTCACGGAGTTTTCTTCACAAAAGAGAGTGTATGAAGTTGTTGCAAAACCAGTTGTGGAG AGTGTTATGGAGGGATATAATGGTACAGTTATGGCATATGGCCAGACTGGTACTGGGAAGACTTTTACGTTGGGAAGACTTGGTGAAGAAGATACTGCTGCTAGGGGAATTATGGTTCGTGCAATGGAGGATATTCTAGCAGATATAACACCTGAAACTGATTCTGTGTCAGTATCATATCTACAG TTGTACATGGAAATGATACAAGACCTCCTTGATCCTGTAAATGACAATATAGCCATTGTAGAAGACCCAAGGACTGGAGATGTTTCACTGCCTGGAGCCACGGTAGTTGAAGTTAGAGATCAGAAAAGCTTTGTGGACCTTCTAAGGGTTGGTGAGGCCCATCGCGTTGCTGCAAACACGAAGTTAAACACAGAGTCATCTCGAAGTCACGCGATCCTCATG GTAAATGTCAGAAGGTCTGTAAAAGGTAGAACTGAAATGGATGTCAGCATTTCTGGTGAAAATGGCCATTCATCGTCCATGATGGGGTCTTTACGACCACCTGTTATTAGGAAAAGTAAGCTTGTAGTTGTAGACTTGGCTGGATCAGAGCGCATAGACAAGTCAG GAAGTGAGGGTCATACATTAGAAGAGGCAAAGTCTATCAACTTGTCCTTAAGTGCTCTAGGGAAATGCATCAATGCACTTGCTGAAAACAGTCCTCATGTACCTGTTCGTGATTCTAAGCTTACTAGACTGCTTAAAGATTCATTTGGAG GTACTGCAAGAACATCATTGGTTGTGACAATTGGTCCATCTCCCAGACATCGGGGGGAAACTACCAGTACAATAATGTTTGGACAAAGG GCAATGAAAGTTGAGAACATGGTGAAATTGAAGGAAGAGTTCGATTACAAAAGCTTGTGCAGGAGACTTGATATTGAATTGGATAAGTTAATAGCAGAAAATGAAAGGCAGAGGAAATATTTTGATGATGAAGTTGAAAGAATAAGAGCTGAAGCTCAATGTCGTATTGCTGAGGCTGAAAGAGAGTGCAAAATCATGTTAGAG AATGAGAAAATGAAGTACCATCAAGAATACTTAGACTCAATAAAAATACTGGAGGAGAAGTGGAAAATACATCAACAATCACCCAAGAAACAA ATTAAAGAGGCTGAGTCCACATCCAGTGACGTTGGGGAAGTGCAAAATTTACTGCAGAATGAGAAAATGCTCCGCCAATCTGCTGAAGACGAGGCCAGTGACCTCAAGAATCAAGTGTCACACTGGAAAAAGCTGGAG GCTACAGCTACAGCTGAGGTAGTAAAACTCCGGAAAATGCTAGATACTGAAGCTAGCCAGAAAGAGAAACTTGAAGAAGAAATTGGTGTTTTGAGAAGTCAGTTATTGCAGATGAGTATGGAAGCCGATGAG ACAAGGAGGAGTCTTGATAAAGGAGACGGGCCAGGAAAAATATTTCCTGGTTTAGATTCATTGGTGTCTCAGACTCGAGGTTCACAACCCAGAGAGCAAAGCAATGGACCTAAGCAGCCGATTGCCAAACTCTTTGAACAAG TTGGGTTACAGAAGATATTGTCGTTGCTCGAATCTGAAGAACCTGATGTTCGTGTTCATGCAGTGAAAGTTGTTGCAAATCTGGCTGCTGAAG AGGCAAATCAGGAAAAGATTGTAGAAGCAGGTGGCCTTACTTCCCTCCTTGTGCTACTTAGGAGCTCTGAGGATGAGACAATTCGCAGAGTAGCAGCAGGAGCAATTGCTAATCTTGCAATGAATG AGACAAATCAAGACCTTATCATGGCGCAAGGAGGTGTAACCTTGTTGTCTATGACAGCATCTGATGCAGAGGATCCACAAACTCTAAGAATGGTTGCTGGAGCAATTGCTAACCTTTGTGGCAACG ACAAACTGCAAACTCGGTTGAGGGGAGAAGGTGGAATTAAAGCATTGCTTGGAATGGTTAGGTGTGGGCACCCTGATGTCCTTGCACAAGTTGCACGTGGCATTGCAAATTTTGCAAAATGTGAATCTAGAGCAGCCACTCAAG gaaatAAGGTGGGAAAATCATTATTAATTGATGATGGAGCACTTCCTTGGATTGTAAAAAATGCCAATAACGAAGCCGCTCCAATTAGGCGCCACATTGAACTTGCACTTTGCCATTTGGCACAACATG AAGTAAATTCAAAAGACATTATCAGTGAAGGTGCCTTATGGGAACTTGTTCGAATCTCAAGGGATTGTTCTCGAGAAGATATAAGGATGTTGGCACATCGGACATTGACATCCAGCCCCACTCTTCAAGCAGAGATGAGAAGATTGGGAATAAAAATGTGA